A DNA window from Massilia putida contains the following coding sequences:
- a CDS encoding beta-galactosidase trimerization domain-containing protein — MDVTLAGDPFKVGGADNKARWWLEFLEPTTAQVIARFRHPSRPGYAAVTRNAYGGGEVGCVGFMPLGAVIDEIMADQVKRAGIALPSVRFPLIVRGGTLQDGHRGRYVLNYSATPQRLGYGFASGTELLSGRQVAARPAAGAEALGRGDRRRGIGRYKRKQRPSSRCFAGILWSG; from the coding sequence GTGGACGTGACGCTGGCGGGCGATCCGTTCAAGGTCGGCGGTGCGGACAACAAGGCGCGCTGGTGGCTGGAGTTCCTCGAGCCGACCACCGCCCAGGTCATCGCCCGCTTCCGGCATCCATCCAGGCCGGGCTATGCGGCCGTCACGCGCAACGCGTATGGCGGCGGGGAGGTGGGTTGCGTCGGCTTCATGCCGCTCGGTGCGGTCATCGACGAGATCATGGCCGACCAGGTCAAGCGCGCGGGCATCGCGCTGCCGAGCGTACGCTTCCCGCTCATCGTCCGCGGCGGCACGCTGCAGGACGGTCATCGGGGGCGGTATGTGCTGAACTATTCCGCCACGCCGCAGCGCCTCGGCTATGGTTTTGCGAGCGGTACGGAACTGTTGTCCGGCCGTCAGGTGGCCGCGCGGCCAGCAGCTGGCGCTGAAGCCCTGGGGCGTGGCGATCGTCGAAGAGGAATAGGGAGGTATAAACGAAAACAGCGGCCATCGAGCCGCTGTTTTGCAGGAATTCTGTGGTCGGGGTGA
- the ispB gene encoding octaprenyl diphosphate synthase, which yields MSAATQIAQQNSLTRTIAADMEAVNTVIRQRLQSEVALVNQIAEYIISAGGKRIRPVLVLLLANAYGYQGTGHHELAAVVEFIHTATLLHDDVVDESSMRRGRQTANAMFGNAASVLVGDYLYSRAFEMMTSLDNMRVMQILSRATTVIAEGEVLQLLNMHDPDVTQESYLRVIRSKTAKLFEAAAQLGALVAGANDGQIEAAGEYGRSLGTAFQLIDDVLDYAGDAAEIGKNVGDDLREGKPTLPLIYVMENGTTEQRELIRTCIEQGDETHFNAVLAAVTSSGALDFTRREAEAAARRAAAAIADLPESEYKASLLQLCTFAVDRNH from the coding sequence TTGTCCGCCGCCACCCAAATCGCACAACAGAACTCCCTCACCCGCACGATCGCAGCCGACATGGAGGCCGTCAACACGGTGATCCGGCAGCGGCTGCAGTCCGAAGTCGCGCTGGTGAACCAGATCGCCGAGTACATCATCAGTGCCGGCGGCAAGCGGATCCGTCCCGTGCTGGTGCTGCTGCTGGCGAACGCCTACGGCTATCAAGGCACCGGCCATCACGAGCTGGCGGCCGTCGTCGAATTCATCCACACCGCCACCCTGCTGCACGACGACGTCGTCGACGAATCCTCGATGCGCCGCGGCCGCCAGACGGCCAATGCCATGTTCGGCAACGCGGCGTCGGTGCTGGTCGGCGACTACCTGTACTCGCGTGCGTTCGAGATGATGACGAGCCTGGACAATATGCGCGTCATGCAGATCCTGTCGCGCGCGACGACCGTCATCGCGGAAGGTGAAGTGCTGCAGCTGCTGAACATGCACGATCCGGACGTCACGCAGGAAAGCTATCTGCGCGTGATCCGCTCCAAGACCGCCAAGCTGTTCGAAGCCGCCGCCCAGCTGGGCGCCCTCGTGGCCGGCGCGAACGACGGCCAGATCGAAGCGGCCGGCGAATACGGCCGCTCGCTGGGCACCGCGTTCCAGCTGATCGACGACGTGCTCGACTACGCGGGCGACGCCGCCGAGATCGGCAAGAACGTGGGCGACGACCTGCGCGAAGGCAAGCCGACCTTGCCGCTGATCTACGTGATGGAAAACGGTACGACCGAGCAGCGCGAACTGATCCGCACCTGCATCGAACAGGGCGACGAAACCCATTTCAACGCCGTGCTGGCAGCCGTCACGAGCAGCGGCGCGCTGGACTTTACGCGCCGCGAAGCGGAGGCCGCCGCCCGTCGCGCCGCCGCCGCCATCGCCGACCTGCCGGAGAGCGAATACAAGGCGAGCCTGCTGCAGTTATGCACCTTCGCTGTTGACAGGAACCATTGA
- the rplU gene encoding 50S ribosomal protein L21 has translation MYAVIKTGGKQYKVVAGEKLKVEQIPADIGSELTIDQVLAVGEGESIKFGAPLVEGASVRVTVVSHGRHDKVRIFKMRRRKHYQKRQGHRQNYTEIQVVAING, from the coding sequence ATGTACGCGGTCATAAAAACCGGTGGCAAGCAATACAAAGTTGTCGCTGGCGAAAAACTCAAAGTAGAACAGATACCGGCAGACATTGGTTCCGAACTCACTATCGATCAGGTTCTCGCCGTCGGCGAGGGCGAGAGCATCAAATTTGGTGCTCCGCTGGTGGAAGGTGCTTCGGTTCGCGTGACTGTGGTTTCGCATGGTCGTCACGACAAAGTGCGTATCTTCAAGATGCGTCGTCGTAAGCACTACCAGAAGCGTCAAGGCCATCGCCAGAACTACACCGAAATCCAAGTGGTTGCGATCAACGGCTAA
- the rpmA gene encoding 50S ribosomal protein L27: MAHKKGGGTTRNGRDSESKRLGVKVYGGQAINAGGIIVRQRGTQVRPGTNVGLGKDHTLFALVDGTVKFVKQGVGSKQYVTVVASEAVAA, from the coding sequence ATGGCACACAAAAAAGGCGGCGGCACTACGCGAAACGGCCGTGACTCAGAAAGCAAACGCCTCGGCGTGAAAGTCTACGGCGGCCAGGCGATCAACGCCGGCGGCATCATCGTGCGTCAGCGCGGTACCCAGGTTCGTCCGGGCACCAACGTTGGCCTGGGCAAGGATCACACCCTGTTCGCCCTGGTCGATGGCACGGTCAAGTTCGTCAAGCAAGGCGTCGGTTCGAAGCAGTACGTGACCGTCGTAGCAAGCGAAGCAGTCGCTGCTTAA
- the cgtA gene encoding Obg family GTPase CgtA, translated as MKFIDEARIEVIAGDGGNGCASFRREKFRPFGGPDGGDGGRGGSIYAVADRNVNTLVDFRFSKVHTARNGEPGRGSDCYGKGAEDVYLRMPVGTLIVDDVTGEIVADLTEHEQVELLAKGGEGGWGNIHFKTSTNRAPRQKTDGKPGDRRELRLELKVLADVGLLGMPNAGKSTFITAVSNARPKIADYPFTTLHPNLGVVRVSHAKSFVIADIPGLIEGAAEGAGLGHQFLRHLSRTGLLLHIVDVAPMDGKTDPVKEAKALVKELEKYDEELVNKPRWLVLNKLDVVPVDERKKVVKDFVKRMAWKGPVFEISALNREGCEDLVHAIYKYLEETRHSAQRSEETQMTEEARGISSIDPDDPRFKILED; from the coding sequence ATGAAGTTTATCGACGAAGCACGCATCGAAGTCATCGCCGGCGACGGCGGCAACGGCTGCGCCTCGTTCCGCCGCGAGAAATTCCGCCCGTTCGGCGGTCCGGACGGCGGCGACGGCGGCCGCGGCGGCTCGATCTACGCAGTCGCCGACCGCAACGTCAACACGCTGGTCGACTTCCGCTTTTCCAAGGTCCACACGGCGCGCAACGGCGAGCCGGGCCGCGGCTCCGACTGCTACGGCAAGGGTGCCGAGGACGTCTACCTGCGCATGCCGGTCGGCACGCTGATCGTCGACGACGTGACCGGCGAGATCGTCGCCGACCTCACGGAGCACGAGCAGGTCGAACTGCTGGCCAAGGGCGGCGAGGGCGGCTGGGGCAACATCCACTTCAAGACGTCGACCAACCGCGCGCCGCGCCAGAAGACGGACGGCAAGCCAGGCGACCGCCGCGAACTGCGCCTCGAGCTGAAGGTCCTGGCCGACGTGGGCCTGCTGGGCATGCCGAACGCCGGCAAGTCGACGTTCATCACGGCCGTGTCGAATGCGCGTCCGAAGATCGCGGACTATCCGTTCACCACGCTGCACCCGAACCTGGGCGTCGTGCGCGTCTCGCATGCGAAGAGCTTCGTCATCGCGGACATCCCGGGCCTGATCGAAGGCGCGGCGGAAGGCGCCGGCCTCGGTCACCAGTTCCTGCGCCACCTGAGCCGCACGGGCCTGCTGCTGCACATCGTCGACGTCGCGCCGATGGACGGCAAGACCGACCCGGTCAAGGAAGCGAAGGCGCTCGTGAAGGAACTCGAGAAGTACGACGAGGAACTCGTCAACAAGCCGCGCTGGCTCGTGCTGAACAAGCTGGACGTCGTGCCCGTCGATGAGCGCAAGAAGGTCGTCAAGGACTTCGTCAAGCGCATGGCCTGGAAGGGGCCCGTGTTCGAGATCTCGGCGCTGAACCGCGAAGGCTGCGAAGACCTCGTGCATGCGATCTACAAGTATCTCGAAGAGACGCGCCACTCGGCGCAGCGCTCGGAAGAGACGCAGATGACCGAGGAAGCGCGCGGCATCTCGTCGATCGATCCGGACGATCCGCGCTTCAAGATCCTCGAAGACTGA
- the proB gene encoding glutamate 5-kinase, with product MNSVLKSAIFQASRIIVKVGSSLVTDEGRGLDHGAIARWAAQISSLRSLGKEVVLVSSGAIAEGMLRLGFTSRPTDIHELQACAACGQMGLAQIYETSFRSHGVKTAQVLLTHADLADRERYLNARSTLTTLLRLGVVPIINENDTVVTDEIKFGDNDTLGALVANLIEADALVILTDQKGLYSADPRKDPSARLIEEAQAGDVTLEAMAGGAGSSIGRGGMLTKVLAAKRAARSGAHTVIAWGREDNVLTRLAHGEAIGTQLTAPTARLTARRQWMIDHLHTAGQLVLDAGAVNKLLKEGKSLLPIGVTGVRGEFGRGALVSCVDEAGSEIARGLTNYTSGEVKRIMRHASSEIESILGYVEAPELVHRDNLVLL from the coding sequence ATGAACTCCGTCCTTAAATCCGCCATCTTCCAAGCCAGCCGCATCATCGTCAAAGTAGGGTCTTCGCTCGTCACCGACGAAGGCCGGGGCCTCGACCACGGCGCCATCGCGCGCTGGGCCGCGCAAATCTCCTCGCTGCGTTCGCTCGGCAAGGAAGTCGTGCTCGTGTCGTCCGGCGCCATCGCCGAAGGCATGCTGCGCCTCGGTTTTACTTCGCGCCCGACCGACATCCACGAACTGCAGGCCTGCGCCGCCTGCGGCCAGATGGGCCTCGCGCAGATCTACGAAACGAGCTTCCGCAGCCACGGCGTCAAGACGGCGCAGGTGCTGCTCACGCACGCCGACCTCGCCGACCGCGAACGCTACCTGAACGCGCGCTCCACGCTCACGACGCTGCTGCGCCTGGGCGTCGTCCCGATCATCAACGAGAACGACACCGTCGTCACGGACGAGATCAAGTTCGGCGACAACGACACCTTGGGCGCCCTGGTCGCCAACCTGATCGAGGCGGATGCCCTCGTCATCCTGACCGACCAGAAGGGCCTGTACTCGGCCGACCCGCGCAAGGACCCCTCCGCGCGCCTGATCGAAGAAGCGCAGGCCGGCGATGTCACTCTTGAGGCGATGGCCGGCGGCGCCGGCAGCAGCATCGGACGGGGCGGCATGCTGACGAAGGTGCTGGCCGCCAAGCGCGCGGCCCGTTCTGGCGCGCATACCGTGATCGCCTGGGGCCGCGAGGACAACGTCCTGACGCGTCTCGCGCATGGCGAAGCGATCGGCACGCAGCTGACCGCGCCGACCGCGCGCCTGACCGCGCGCCGCCAGTGGATGATCGACCATCTGCACACGGCCGGCCAGCTCGTGCTGGACGCCGGCGCCGTGAACAAGCTGCTGAAAGAAGGGAAGTCGCTGCTGCCGATCGGCGTCACGGGCGTGCGCGGCGAATTCGGCCGCGGCGCCCTCGTGAGCTGCGTGGACGAGGCGGGGAGCGAGATCGCGCGCGGCCTCACCAACTACACGAGCGGCGAAGTCAAACGCATCATGCGCCACGCGTCCAGCGAGATCGAAAGCATCCTCGGTTACGTCGAGGCGCCCGAGCTCGTGCATCGGGATAATCTGGTTCTGCTTTGA
- a CDS encoding LysE family translocator yields MHAILAYTAFAVGVASPGPSVLAVMGTAMAHGRARALALTAGIVCGSLWWGLCAAFGLAALMERWSGTLAVVKAIGGLYLLWMAWQAARKVRGAADTAAVRPVAEGYARTCARGLAMHLTNPKSIVVWLSVVSLALPAGARQADALAFVVSCAALSASIFCCYALAFSTHAARRAYRAGERWVNAMLAGVFAYAGVRMLLASQGR; encoded by the coding sequence ATGCATGCAATCCTCGCCTACACGGCGTTCGCGGTCGGCGTCGCGAGTCCCGGACCGAGCGTCCTCGCCGTCATGGGCACGGCGATGGCCCATGGCCGCGCGCGGGCGTTGGCGCTGACGGCCGGCATCGTCTGCGGTTCGCTGTGGTGGGGCCTGTGCGCCGCGTTCGGCCTGGCCGCGTTGATGGAACGCTGGTCCGGCACGCTGGCCGTCGTCAAGGCGATCGGTGGGCTGTACCTGCTGTGGATGGCCTGGCAGGCGGCACGCAAGGTGCGCGGTGCTGCCGATACGGCAGCGGTCAGGCCGGTGGCCGAGGGCTACGCGCGCACGTGCGCGCGCGGGCTGGCCATGCACCTGACGAATCCGAAGTCGATCGTCGTCTGGCTGTCGGTGGTGTCGCTGGCCCTGCCCGCCGGCGCGCGCCAGGCCGATGCGCTGGCGTTCGTCGTGTCCTGCGCGGCGCTCAGCGCATCGATCTTCTGCTGCTACGCGCTGGCGTTTTCCACCCACGCGGCGCGGCGCGCCTACCGTGCCGGCGAGCGCTGGGTGAACGCCATGCTGGCCGGCGTGTTCGCGTACGCGGGCGTGCGCATGCTGCTCGCGAGCCAGGGGCGCTGA
- a CDS encoding VOC family protein, whose protein sequence is MFSHVYIGVGDFERALAFYGPLMTALGLEARFCDRSRPWAGWQVPGQARPLFLIGAPYDGRPHAPGNGQMTALLAPSRAAVDAAYGIALAHGGSDDGAPGLRPEYHAHYYGAYLRDPDGNKLCVVCHDPV, encoded by the coding sequence ATGTTTTCCCATGTCTATATTGGCGTCGGCGACTTTGAACGGGCGCTCGCGTTCTACGGTCCCTTGATGACGGCCCTGGGCCTGGAAGCACGTTTTTGCGACCGGTCGCGCCCCTGGGCCGGCTGGCAGGTCCCTGGCCAGGCGCGCCCTCTCTTTCTGATCGGTGCCCCGTACGACGGTCGGCCGCATGCGCCGGGCAATGGCCAGATGACGGCCCTGCTCGCACCAAGCCGCGCGGCCGTCGACGCGGCGTACGGCATCGCGCTGGCCCACGGCGGCAGCGACGACGGCGCGCCGGGACTGCGGCCCGAGTACCACGCGCATTATTACGGCGCTTACCTGCGCGACCCGGACGGCAACAAGCTGTGCGTGGTCTGCCACGATCCTGTGTGA
- a CDS encoding UbiA family prenyltransferase — protein sequence MNTAPLIVDLDGTLIHTDMLHESALRVSRDRPLDVLRIPLWLLQGKAVLKSQLASRSSFDAALLPYNESLLDWLKEERAAGRRIVLCTASDRSIAQAVADHLGVFDDVLASDGDVNLAGDHKADALEKHYGHGNFDYVGNSSADLKVWRRARRAIVVNGGRGLARKAAALCNVEREFPPQKRGLAAWRKVLRVHQWMKNLLLFVPLLAAHRVMDIDGWLTLALAFVSFSLCASTVYIANDLLDLESDRAHPRKRLRPFASGAVPAWQGVVLAPVLLTVSLALGAFVGGTFLPWLLFYFVLTCVYSWGLKRVILLDCITLAMLYTLRITAGAAALSMPLSFWLLAFSVFLFLSLAFVKRYAELQTQALSGKQKVHGRGYYTSDEPLVLNLGVTAGYASAVVLALYLNSEVVLELYARPEAVWGAVPVLIFWISWIWMQAHRGLMHDDPLVFAVKDRASRLAGLAFGAALVIGALGWPW from the coding sequence TTGAACACGGCTCCCCTCATCGTCGACCTGGACGGTACGCTGATCCATACCGACATGCTGCACGAATCCGCGCTGCGGGTATCGCGCGACCGTCCCTTGGACGTGTTGCGCATCCCGCTATGGCTTCTGCAGGGCAAGGCCGTCCTCAAGAGCCAGCTGGCCAGCCGCAGCAGTTTCGACGCGGCGCTGCTGCCGTATAACGAATCGCTGCTGGACTGGCTCAAGGAAGAGCGCGCGGCCGGCCGTCGCATCGTGCTGTGCACCGCGTCCGACCGTTCCATCGCGCAAGCCGTGGCCGACCACCTGGGCGTGTTCGACGACGTCCTGGCCAGCGACGGCGACGTCAACCTGGCCGGCGACCACAAGGCCGACGCGCTGGAGAAGCACTACGGCCACGGCAATTTCGACTATGTCGGCAATTCCAGCGCCGACCTGAAAGTGTGGCGGCGCGCGCGCCGCGCCATCGTCGTCAACGGCGGCCGCGGGCTCGCGCGCAAGGCGGCGGCACTGTGCAACGTCGAGCGCGAATTCCCGCCGCAGAAACGCGGCCTCGCGGCGTGGCGCAAGGTCTTGCGCGTGCATCAGTGGATGAAGAACCTGCTGCTGTTCGTGCCGCTGCTGGCCGCGCACCGCGTGATGGACATCGACGGCTGGCTGACCCTCGCGCTGGCCTTCGTCTCGTTCAGCCTGTGCGCATCGACCGTCTACATCGCCAACGACCTGCTCGACCTGGAAAGCGACCGCGCCCACCCGCGCAAGCGCCTGCGCCCGTTCGCGTCGGGCGCCGTGCCCGCGTGGCAGGGCGTCGTGCTGGCGCCCGTGCTGCTTACCGTCAGCCTCGCGCTGGGCGCCTTCGTCGGCGGCACGTTCCTGCCGTGGCTCCTGTTTTATTTCGTGCTGACGTGCGTGTACTCGTGGGGCTTGAAGCGCGTGATCCTCCTCGACTGCATCACGCTCGCCATGCTGTACACGCTGCGCATCACGGCCGGCGCGGCGGCGCTGTCGATGCCGCTGTCGTTCTGGCTGCTGGCGTTCTCCGTGTTCCTGTTCCTGTCGCTGGCGTTCGTGAAGCGCTATGCCGAGCTGCAGACGCAGGCGCTGTCCGGCAAGCAGAAAGTGCATGGCCGCGGCTATTACACGAGCGACGAACCGCTCGTGCTGAACCTCGGCGTCACCGCGGGCTACGCTTCGGCCGTCGTGCTGGCGTTGTACCTGAACAGCGAAGTGGTGCTGGAGCTGTATGCGCGGCCGGAAGCCGTGTGGGGCGCCGTGCCCGTGCTGATCTTCTGGATCAGCTGGATCTGGATGCAGGCGCACCGCGGCCTCATGCACGACGACCCCCTGGTGTTCGCCGTGAAGGACCGCGCCAGCCGGCTGGCCGGCCTCGCGTTCGGCGCCGCGCTCGTCATCGGTGCGCTCGGGTGGCCATGGTAA
- a CDS encoding FAD-binding oxidoreductase, whose translation MVKVSSWGRLDSHEHDLVPLADRDQAVRAVAGGRGLPQGNARSYGDVCLNPDGRLWRMTGLDRFIAFDPGTGRLRCEAGVLLRDIQRMSIVHGWLLPVTPGTQMITVGGAIANDVHGKNHHVLGSFGDHVLQLRLARTDGRVIDCGPDLEAGWFAATVGGMGLTGVIVEAELQLRRVAGPWLVTDTVPYRNLDEFFQLADTSEAGWEQTVSWVDCLSGIGRGLFFRANLAAIPDRGAESGRKPKRVPFVPPVSLVNGLSLRAFNETYFRANTLKAGYAVAHFEKYTYPLDNLHDWNRMYGPRGFYQYQSVVPRAAGQAAIQAMLAAIKASGQGSFLAVLKTFGDRTSRGMMSFPRPGVTLALDFPNRGAQTAALFERLDAIVRDAGGRIYAAKDARMPRDLFESGYPRLAEFLQYRDPGISSAMSRRLIGS comes from the coding sequence ATGGTAAAAGTCTCGTCGTGGGGCCGGCTCGACAGCCACGAACACGACCTGGTGCCGCTCGCCGACCGCGACCAGGCCGTGCGGGCCGTCGCGGGCGGCCGCGGTCTCCCCCAGGGCAATGCGCGCAGCTACGGCGACGTCTGTCTGAATCCGGACGGCCGCCTGTGGCGCATGACGGGGCTGGATCGCTTCATCGCCTTCGATCCCGGCACCGGCCGCCTGCGCTGCGAAGCGGGCGTGCTGCTGCGCGACATCCAGCGCATGAGCATCGTCCACGGCTGGCTGCTGCCGGTGACGCCGGGTACGCAGATGATCACGGTCGGCGGCGCCATCGCCAACGACGTCCACGGCAAGAACCACCACGTGCTGGGTTCCTTCGGCGACCACGTGTTGCAGCTGCGCCTCGCGCGCACGGACGGCCGCGTCATCGACTGCGGCCCGGACCTCGAAGCGGGCTGGTTCGCCGCCACCGTCGGCGGCATGGGCCTGACGGGCGTGATCGTCGAGGCCGAGCTGCAGCTGCGGCGCGTGGCGGGCCCCTGGCTCGTGACGGACACGGTCCCGTACCGCAACCTCGACGAATTCTTTCAGCTGGCCGACACCTCCGAAGCCGGCTGGGAACAGACCGTGTCGTGGGTGGACTGCCTGTCCGGCATCGGCCGCGGCCTGTTCTTCCGCGCGAACCTGGCCGCCATCCCGGACCGCGGCGCGGAATCGGGCCGCAAGCCGAAGCGCGTGCCGTTCGTGCCGCCCGTGTCGCTGGTGAACGGCCTGTCGCTGCGCGCATTCAACGAGACCTACTTCCGCGCCAACACGCTCAAGGCCGGCTACGCCGTCGCGCACTTCGAGAAATACACCTACCCGCTGGACAACCTGCACGACTGGAACCGCATGTACGGCCCGCGCGGCTTTTATCAGTACCAGAGCGTCGTGCCGCGCGCGGCGGGGCAGGCCGCGATCCAGGCGATGCTGGCCGCGATCAAGGCGTCGGGGCAGGGCTCGTTCCTGGCCGTGCTGAAAACCTTCGGCGACCGCACGAGCCGCGGCATGATGAGTTTTCCGCGGCCCGGCGTCACCCTGGCGCTGGACTTTCCCAACCGCGGCGCGCAAACCGCTGCCTTGTTCGAGCGGCTGGACGCCATCGTGCGCGACGCGGGCGGGCGCATCTATGCCGCCAAGGATGCGCGCATGCCGCGCGACCTGTTCGAATCGGGCTACCCGCGCCTCGCCGAATTCTTGCAATACCGCGACCCGGGCATCAGCTCGGCGATGTCGCGCCGTCTGATAGGAAGCTGA
- a CDS encoding SDR family NAD(P)-dependent oxidoreductase: protein MPDSLQRIVIVGATSSIAEHCARLWAAKGGVAFTLVGRDAARLERVAADLHVRGAGSTVTVRTADFSDPRAIRALADAVVAEGMPHQVLIAHGSLPDQQQCQRDLDAACEALDVNGVSPVLFAEAFAGHMEPVGGVITIIGSVAGDRGRRSNYVYGAAKGLVTRYAQGLQHRLAGSGSALKVVLVKPGPTATPMTAHLPQRGLAPVEQVARLIVDGANAGKPVVYAPGKWALIMMVIRHLPAVVFNKMNI, encoded by the coding sequence ATGCCGGACTCCCTCCAACGCATCGTGATCGTCGGTGCGACCTCTTCGATCGCCGAGCATTGCGCACGCCTGTGGGCGGCCAAAGGCGGCGTCGCGTTCACGCTCGTCGGCCGCGATGCCGCCCGCCTGGAACGCGTGGCCGCCGACCTGCACGTGCGCGGCGCCGGCTCGACCGTCACGGTACGCACCGCCGACTTTTCCGACCCGCGCGCCATCCGCGCGCTGGCCGACGCCGTCGTCGCGGAGGGCATGCCGCACCAGGTGCTGATCGCGCACGGCTCGCTGCCCGACCAGCAGCAATGCCAGCGCGACCTCGACGCCGCCTGCGAGGCGCTGGACGTGAACGGCGTGTCGCCCGTGCTGTTCGCGGAAGCGTTCGCGGGCCACATGGAACCCGTCGGCGGCGTCATCACGATCATCGGTTCCGTCGCGGGCGACCGCGGGCGCCGCTCGAATTATGTGTACGGCGCGGCCAAGGGCCTCGTCACGCGCTATGCGCAAGGCTTGCAGCACCGGCTGGCGGGCAGCGGCAGCGCGTTGAAAGTCGTGCTGGTCAAGCCGGGGCCGACGGCGACCCCGATGACGGCGCACCTGCCGCAGCGCGGCCTCGCGCCCGTCGAACAGGTGGCGCGCCTGATCGTGGATGGGGCCAACGCCGGCAAACCGGTGGTGTACGCGCCGGGCAAGTGGGCGCTGATCATGATGGTGATCCGCCATCTGCCGGCCGTCGTCTTCAACAAGATGAACATTTGA
- a CDS encoding NAD-dependent epimerase/dehydratase family protein — MNDLNRKIILPGGAGLVGQNLVARLMSRGYRNIVVLDKHRANLDVLRRVQPDITVEYADLAEPGEWSRHFTDGSTVVMLQAQIGGNDWNDFVRNNVDATRHQLDIIKGQPNTRLVAISSSVVVSVADDFYTRSKREQEAMVLASGIPCPVLRPTLMFGWFDRKHLGWLSRFMNKVPVFPIPGHGRYMRQPLYVGDFCSVIIGCIEDPSITGVYNISGHEEVDYIDIIREIKRVTRSKTPIVKIPYSLFYALLWVWGKFDKNPPFTTQQLAALVARDSFEVIDWPGMFKVQSTPFAKAIDETFNDPKYSNVVLEF, encoded by the coding sequence ATGAATGATTTGAACCGCAAGATCATCCTGCCCGGCGGCGCCGGGCTGGTCGGACAGAACCTGGTGGCGCGGCTGATGTCGCGCGGCTACCGCAACATCGTGGTGCTGGACAAGCACCGCGCCAACCTCGACGTGCTGCGCCGCGTGCAGCCCGACATCACCGTCGAATACGCCGACCTGGCCGAGCCGGGCGAGTGGTCGCGCCACTTCACGGACGGTTCCACCGTCGTCATGCTGCAGGCGCAGATCGGCGGCAACGACTGGAACGACTTCGTGCGCAACAACGTCGACGCGACGCGCCACCAGCTCGACATCATCAAGGGCCAGCCGAACACGCGCCTCGTCGCCATCAGCTCCTCGGTCGTGGTGTCCGTCGCCGACGATTTCTACACGCGCAGCAAGCGCGAGCAGGAGGCGATGGTGCTGGCGAGCGGCATCCCGTGCCCCGTGCTGCGTCCGACCTTGATGTTCGGCTGGTTCGACCGCAAGCACCTGGGCTGGCTGTCGCGCTTCATGAACAAGGTGCCCGTGTTCCCGATCCCGGGCCACGGCCGCTACATGCGGCAGCCCTTGTACGTGGGCGACTTCTGCAGCGTGATCATCGGTTGCATCGAGGACCCGTCCATCACGGGCGTCTACAACATCTCGGGCCACGAGGAAGTCGACTACATCGACATCATCCGCGAGATCAAGCGCGTGACCCGCTCGAAGACACCGATCGTGAAGATCCCGTACAGCCTGTTCTACGCGCTGCTCTGGGTGTGGGGCAAGTTTGACAAGAACCCGCCGTTCACGACGCAGCAGCTGGCGGCGCTCGTCGCGCGCGACAGCTTCGAGGTGATCGACTGGCCCGGCATGTTCAAGGTGCAAAGCACCCCGTTCGCGAAGGCCATCGACGAAACCTTCAACGATCCGAAATACAGCAACGTCGTCCTGGAGTTCTGA